The genomic region AAACGGTATCGCCAGTTTCATAGCTCCACAACAATTCACCACTCCTGTTGAAAAAATATACTTTCCCATTAGTATTACCAGCCACTATATAATTCCCATCGGAGCTTATCGCTACCGATGAAACGGTATCGCCAGTTTCATAGCTCCACAACAATTCACCACTCCTGTTGAAAAAATATACTTTCCCATCATCTTCATAGCTACCAGCCACTATATAATTTCCATCGGAGCTTATCGCTACCCATATACCATTGTCAATTTTATCAATTTTATAGCTCCACAACAATTCACCACTCCTGTTGAAAAAATATATGCCCCCTCTTTTACCCTCAGCACGAGCCACGACATACCTTCCATCGGAACTCATCGATACATCTCCAAGTCCTTCGGTATCATATCTCCACAACAACAACTTTTCTTTGTCCCTATCGAAAAAATATACATATTTTTCCTTTGCGACGACATACCTTCCATCGGAACTCATCGCTATCGAGTCTGTTGGTGAGTATGTATCCCACAATTTTAACATTTTCATCACCTCTTTAAAACTCTTTTAACAGCTAAGAGTCGCTTGGATTGAGATTTCAGTAACTTCTACATATTTAGGAAAGAGGTTTTCTGTTTTACAGTATATACCCAAGGTCAGG from Methanotorris formicicus Mc-S-70 harbors:
- a CDS encoding WD40 repeat domain-containing protein, whose protein sequence is MSSDGRYVVAKEKYVYFFDRDKEKLLLWRYDTEGLGDVSMSSDGRYVVARAEGKRGGIYFFNRSGELLWSYKIDKIDNGIWVAISSDGNYIVAGSYEDDGKVYFFNRSGELLWSYETGDTVSSVAISSDGNYIVAGNTNGKVYFFNRSGELLWSYETGDTV